From Flavobacteriales bacterium, one genomic window encodes:
- the bcp gene encoding thioredoxin-dependent thiol peroxidase — protein MSELKVGDKAPLFEGIDQNGETLQLRALQGKKVVLYFYPKDNTPGCTAEACNLRDHHDLLKEEGFVVLGVSADTQKKHSNFIEKYDLPFQLIADTEREIIESYGAWGLKKFMGREFEGIIRKTFVIDEQGKIDQIIEKVKTKAHAEQILEAYES, from the coding sequence ATGAGTGAATTAAAGGTTGGGGATAAGGCGCCCTTATTCGAAGGAATTGACCAAAACGGCGAAACGCTACAGCTGAGGGCACTTCAGGGCAAAAAGGTGGTGTTGTATTTTTATCCAAAGGACAATACACCCGGATGTACGGCTGAGGCTTGCAATCTGCGCGACCATCACGATTTACTGAAGGAGGAGGGATTCGTCGTGTTGGGCGTGAGCGCGGATACGCAAAAGAAACACTCTAATTTTATTGAAAAATATGATCTTCCTTTTCAGCTTATCGCGGACACTGAAAGAGAGATCATCGAGTCCTATGGCGCCTGGGGTTTAAAGAAATTCATGGGCAGGGAGTTCGAAGGAATCATTAGAAAGACCTTCGTAATAGACGAGCAAGGTAAAATCGATCAAATCATAGAAAAGGTCAAAACTAAGGCTCATGCAGAGCAAATTCTAGAAGCCTATGAATCGTGA